The genomic interval GAAGATGGACAACTGCTTTTTACACACGATGGTATCAGCGGACCGGCGGTATTACAGAGTTCGCTATTTTGGAACGAAGGAGAAAAAATCAGCATTAACTTTATCCCTCAAATAAATGTACTGGAATTTTTAAAAAGTAATAAAAACAAAAAAGAAACTCTTTCAAAAATTTTATCTCCTTATATTTCTGCCAAAATAGCCAAATTGTTTTTGGCAGAGATTGATGTGCCTGCTTGTAATGCCAGTAAAGAAATTTTAATACAGGCTGCCACGCGTTTAAACAAGTTTGAATGTGTGCCGACGGGAACAGCCGGATATACCAAAGCAGAGGTGACGGCAGGGGGGATAGATCCTCGCTCCGTAGATTCTCACTCTATGCAAAGTAAAAATATAGAAGGGTTATTTATTATCGGAGAGGCTTTAGATGTGACAGGCCGCGTAGGCGGATTTAATTTGCATTGGGCTTGGGCTAGTGCTCATCTTTGCGCACAACACTTGTGCAAATCATAAAAAATATGTTTGTATAAAGATAGATTTTGATATAATAAAAAAAAGGAAAAAATATGGAATTTACAAAAGGACATCACTCTATTTTACGTCTTATCTGTATCAGTTTAAAAGCTGCGAACCAGTCCTTCGGTTCTATTATTGCCTCTGTTTTGTTAGTGGCATTATTTAATGTATTATTGTTTGGCATCGTATTTGGTGTAAGTTTTCTTAGTCCCATTATTGGCGCCATTTTAAACATTCCTGTTTCAATACTTTCCAGCTTTGTCGGATTAGTGCTCCCAATGGCTATGATTTTGATTTTGGCCTGCAAAATAGAGAAAAAGGGAATCAGTGCCTATGACGCGCTAACATCTTCCATTATGCCTTCTCTTTATTACATTGTTAGTGCTATCATCTTATCCATACCGCCGGCCATTCTGCTTATTGCGGCTTGTTTATCAAAGTCTACCACTGTAATACTATTGTCTTACCTTGTTATTTTGCTTGCATACTTACCCTTTATGTTTTTGCAACCGGCATTGGTGTTGCGTCAGCTTGGCCCCATCGAAGCATTAAAATATTCTTGGGAAATGGGCACTAAAAACTATTTAAAACTCTTGGCTATTTTATTTACCGTTCTCTTAACGGCTGTTATCGCCATCTTGGCTATTTTCTGTCTCATTAAAGCCATGAAACCGGAGTTAATTCTCTCATTAACCACTATACCTGCCCAATTTTGGCCGTTTTTTATCACTTCCTATTTGAATCAGATTTCTTTACCTTTATTGATTACCGGTATTGTGATATTGGTAGCATTGTATGCCTTTGTGTTTGTCTTTATGATGGCATTCTTAACCGCTTTATTCTTAGATTTCGATGCTGAATTTAGCATCTTCGGAAATAGAGATACAGATTCTCCGCTCTTGCAGGAAAATCCGGCAGAAACGCCTGAGTTTTCTCAGCAAAAGCCGGATCATCATCACGTTTCTGTGCAACATGAAGCGGTACAGGCCGAATTAGTGGACGAACATACCTCAGGCCATTTAGAACAAGTCTACAATCCGCAAGAACATTTGGATCGCGCGGTTGATCAAGAAGAAGACCGCATGCCAACTATTTTATTTGATGAAGAAATGATGAAGCAGTTAGCAGAAAACGAAAGACAAATGCGCGAACGTAAAGAACGTGCACAACAAAAAGACGATGATACTCCGGATAGTATCAAAATGTCTGACAAAACTTTATGATAAAACCTAAACCTTGCATTGCTTGCACTGTTTCCGCTGATCAAGCAGCGAGTTCGGTTTTGCCGTACAAAAAAGTATATGTAAATTTTAATTAGGGAGAGCCCGATAGGGGCCCTCCCTTTTTTATAGATATCAAAAAGAATAAAAGGAGAAAAAATGAAAGCAGTATTACTTACGCTGAACCTGCTGGGAGGAATGGGAATATTCCTCTATGGTATGAAAATTATGAGCGACGGCTTGCAGAAAATGGCCGGCGTCAAGATGAGACAAATGCTCTCTATCGCGACGACAAACCGCTTTGCGGCTACGTTCTCAGGCATGTTAGTGACAGCCATCATACAGGCCTCCGGTGCTACTACCGTCATGGTGGTGGGCTTTACCAGTGCCGGACTTTTAACATTGACCCAAGCCTTAGGAGTTATTTTCGGAGCCAATATCGGCACGACAATGACGGCGTGGATTGTGAGTTTGTTTGGTTTTAAAATTCAAATTTCACTGTTTGCCTTACCCGTTATTGCTATTGGTTTCTTTAGTCAATTTTTACCCTCTAAATGGGTCTCCGTACGACGTATAGGAGAGGCAGCCATCGGGTTTGGTTTACTGTTCTTGGGTTTAGACATCATGAAAAACACCATTCCGGCAGACTTTGCCCAAAGTCCATTTGTGGTCAACTGGCTTTCCAAACTCACACCGGATACGATTTGGAGTTTGATGGGGGTTATTTTAATCGGCAGTGTTTTGACCGTAATCTTGCAGTCGTCCAGCGCGGTCATGGCCATGACACTTACTTGTGCCGCTGCCGGAATCATCAACTTCCCGACGGCTTGTGCCTTAGTGTTGGGGGAAAATATAGGCACCACCATTACGGCCAATTTTGCCGCTATCGGAGCAAGTAAAAATGCACAACGTGCCGCGTTAGGTCACTTTTTGTTTAACTTTTTAGGTGTCGTTTGGGTCAGTTTGATTTTCAATTATTTTGTACAGTGGGTAGACTGGCTCGTGCCTGGCAACCCTTCCTCTATGGACCCGGAATCTTTAACCAGTGTTTTGCCGTATCACATTTCCGCATTTCATACGGTTTTTAATATCTTAAACACACTCATTATGTTGGCTTTCCTCAAACAATTGGCCAAGCTGACCATGATTATTATTCCAAAAAACAAACGTGAAGACAAACATAGCGATACGGAACTAGTGTATCTTAACACACGCTTGAACCAAACACCGGAATTGGCCATCGTCACCGCGCGCAAAGAAGTGGAACGTATGATGCAGTTTGTATCTAAACTTGTAGACAAACTTATTTACGCCATGAAAACTGATGATGAAAAACTCTTTGAACGTTTGATTGCCGATGCTAAAGAAATGGAGCACACTACAGACGTATTGGAGCATAAAATCAACACCTATTTGACGCAACTGACTCATGGCAACTTATCCCGCCATGCCATTGCTCAAACGGTAGCCCTTATTGATTTGACCAACAGCATCGAAGGGATGGGGGACTGCGGTGAAAAAATTGCCCGTATTTTGGAAAAATTCTGTCATACTAATCCGGCTTGCTTTACGGAAAAAGATTTGGAAAATATGGAAAGAATTGCCAAAAAGACCAAAGAAAATATTAAACATGCCCGTTTAACAGTATCTTTCTTTCCTAATATCGCCTCCCAAAATAAAGAACAGGCGGGCAAATTGTTTGAAACTGCCGTCAAGAATGAAGAAAAACTCAATGCCATGCGCAAAGAGCTTCGCTCCGAGCGCAATGAGCGTATTTCCAGCGGTGAGTTAAAAGTAAGTCCGTCTTCTATTACGGCTTACGGTGATGTTTTAAACAATTTTGAACGTATGGGAGACTATGCTATGCGCATCATTGATAGCGTACTGCGCATGAAAATCGTGGGGGTAGACGAAAAAAATCCCGTCAGCGGTATGCCCACACCAACCAACAACGAACCGATTGCATAATTATTAAAAAGGGATAGCCCGATGGAGGCCTCCCTTTTTTATAGATATCAAAAAGAATAAAAGGATAAAAAATGAAAGCAGTATTACTTACGCTGAACCTGCTGGGAGGACTGGCCATATTCCTCTACGGCATGAAATTGATGAGCGACGGCTTACAAAAAATGGCCGGTGTCAAGATGAGACAAATGCTCTCTATTGCCACCACGAACCGCTTTGCGGCCACTTTCTCGGGCATGTTGGTGACTTCTATTATTCAGTCTTCCAGCGCCACTACTGTCATGGTAGTAGGCTTTACCAGTGCCGGACTTTTAACCCTCTATCAAGCCTTAGGAGTTATTTTCGGAGCCAATATCGGCACGACGATGACGGCATGGATTGTGAGTTTGTTCGGCTTTAAAATGCAAATTTCTCTGTTTGCCCTGCCCGTTATTGCCATTGGGTTCTTTAGCCAATTTTTACCCTCTAAATG from Elusimicrobiaceae bacterium carries:
- a CDS encoding Na/Pi cotransporter family protein, translating into MKAVLLTLNLLGGMGIFLYGMKIMSDGLQKMAGVKMRQMLSIATTNRFAATFSGMLVTAIIQASGATTVMVVGFTSAGLLTLTQALGVIFGANIGTTMTAWIVSLFGFKIQISLFALPVIAIGFFSQFLPSKWVSVRRIGEAAIGFGLLFLGLDIMKNTIPADFAQSPFVVNWLSKLTPDTIWSLMGVILIGSVLTVILQSSSAVMAMTLTCAAAGIINFPTACALVLGENIGTTITANFAAIGASKNAQRAALGHFLFNFLGVVWVSLIFNYFVQWVDWLVPGNPSSMDPESLTSVLPYHISAFHTVFNILNTLIMLAFLKQLAKLTMIIIPKNKREDKHSDTELVYLNTRLNQTPELAIVTARKEVERMMQFVSKLVDKLIYAMKTDDEKLFERLIADAKEMEHTTDVLEHKINTYLTQLTHGNLSRHAIAQTVALIDLTNSIEGMGDCGEKIARILEKFCHTNPACFTEKDLENMERIAKKTKENIKHARLTVSFFPNIASQNKEQAGKLFETAVKNEEKLNAMRKELRSERNERISSGELKVSPSSITAYGDVLNNFERMGDYAMRIIDSVLRMKIVGVDEKNPVSGMPTPTNNEPIA